In one window of Synechococcus sp. M16CYN DNA:
- the thiO gene encoding glycine oxidase ThiO gives MTATSQTPLIVLGGGLMGLAIAHQLARRGQTVQVISRRRGEAAGFVAAGMLAPHAEGLSNALLKLGQLSLERIPLWVAQIEMDSGLSCGLRKSGIVVPFLTATERDAYPTAALGQALDRRQLEQEIPELGDTWQTGLLFEQDGQIDNRRRLMKALERACVLLGVQFLEGVEVLNLECDHQGQLDRINCGVAKGETKRFLCKQAVLCSGAWSQQLVPQLQISPVKGQMLSLQGPREALKRVIFRPDIYLVPREDGLIVVGATNEAEVGFSEGLTPDGQRRLYNGIESLLPIAVQWPLIERWWGFRPCTPDEGPLLGAGPIPGLWLACGHHRNGVLLAAITAELTADVISGVTPDRTMISHLSAFRWDRFTCELPVK, from the coding sequence ATGACCGCCACAAGTCAAACACCACTGATCGTGCTAGGCGGCGGACTGATGGGGCTTGCCATTGCCCATCAACTTGCACGCCGAGGCCAGACTGTTCAAGTCATCAGCCGCCGCCGTGGTGAAGCAGCGGGATTTGTAGCTGCCGGTATGCTCGCCCCTCATGCAGAAGGTCTGAGCAACGCTCTTCTAAAGCTGGGTCAGTTAAGTCTCGAACGCATACCACTTTGGGTGGCTCAGATTGAGATGGATAGCGGACTGAGCTGTGGACTTCGTAAAAGTGGAATCGTAGTGCCGTTCCTCACAGCGACCGAAAGAGACGCTTATCCAACTGCTGCCCTTGGCCAAGCGCTAGATCGTCGTCAACTAGAACAGGAAATACCAGAGCTTGGGGATACTTGGCAAACGGGGCTTCTGTTTGAACAAGACGGTCAGATCGATAACCGTCGACGACTAATGAAGGCATTGGAGCGAGCTTGTGTGTTGCTTGGCGTTCAGTTTTTAGAGGGCGTAGAAGTATTGAACCTAGAGTGCGACCATCAGGGTCAACTAGACCGAATCAACTGTGGTGTCGCAAAAGGCGAAACCAAGCGATTCCTATGTAAACAGGCTGTGCTTTGCAGTGGAGCGTGGAGCCAACAATTGGTACCACAGTTGCAAATATCTCCGGTCAAAGGACAAATGCTCTCTCTACAGGGACCAAGAGAAGCCCTAAAACGAGTCATTTTCCGACCGGATATCTATCTAGTTCCCAGAGAGGATGGATTAATAGTAGTAGGAGCCACAAATGAAGCAGAGGTAGGTTTCTCTGAGGGTCTGACACCCGATGGCCAGCGACGTCTTTACAATGGTATCGAGTCCTTGCTGCCAATTGCCGTCCAATGGCCACTAATAGAACGCTGGTGGGGATTCCGACCATGTACTCCTGATGAAGGACCTTTGCTAGGCGCCGGACCGATACCAGGTTTATGGCTTGCCTGTGGCCACCACCGGAATGGTGTTTTGCTCGCAGCAATCACGGCCGAATTAACCGCTGATGTAATCAGTGGAGTAACCCCTGATAGAACAATGATTTCCCACTTAAGCGCATTTAGATGGGATCGGTTTACATGCGAACTACCAGTGAAGTAG
- the ndk gene encoding nucleoside-diphosphate kinase, translating to MTSERTFIAIKPDGVQRGLIGEIIGRFERKGFKLVGIKQLIPTRELAENHYKVHRGRPFFAGLVDLITSGPVVAMVWEGDCIISSARKIIGATKPLEAEPGTIRGDLAINISRNVIHGSDAVETAEFEINLWFKASELNI from the coding sequence ATGACTTCTGAACGCACATTTATCGCAATTAAACCTGATGGGGTTCAAAGGGGCTTAATTGGTGAGATTATTGGACGTTTTGAACGTAAGGGTTTTAAATTAGTTGGCATAAAACAACTTATACCTACGCGAGAATTAGCGGAAAACCATTATAAAGTTCATAGAGGGCGCCCTTTTTTTGCTGGTTTAGTAGATTTAATTACTTCTGGTCCTGTTGTGGCGATGGTTTGGGAGGGTGATTGCATAATTTCTAGTGCTCGTAAAATTATTGGTGCTACTAAACCTTTAGAAGCTGAACCTGGCACTATTCGCGGAGACTTGGCTATTAATATTAGTCGTAACGTAATTCATGGGTCTGATGCTGTAGAAACAGCTGAATTTGAAATCAATCTTTGGTTTAAAGCTTCTGAGCTAAATATCTGA